From the genome of Sulfitobacter sp. DSM 110093, one region includes:
- a CDS encoding molybdopterin oxidoreductase family protein, giving the protein MTHSQPPLDLSPKVSDEVRKTTCYMCACRCGINVHMKKGKVAYIEGNRDHPVNQGVLCAKGSAGIMQHNSPARLRNPMKRVGPRGSGEFESISWKEALQIATDWLEPLRREAPEKLAFFTGRDQSQSFTSLWAQAFGTPNYAAHGGFCSVNMATAGIYTMGGAFWEFGQPDWDHTKLFMLFGVAEDHDSNPIKMGLGKLKKRGARVIGVNPIRTGYNAIADDWVGITPGTDGLFILSLIHCLMKAGRIDLDYLARYTDAPVLLNSDPKSPEYGLQLRDKDGKALVVDRKTGKLTPFDQPGVRPDLSATYRTAGITHRPVFHQMAEQYLGDDYTPEAVAERCGIPAPRIRAIAAELARVAFDEAFELDHAWTDFRGEHHKTMTGRPVSFHAMRGISAHANGFQTCRALHVLQIILGTVEVPGGFRFKPPYPKPATAHPKPHCKATPDAPLDGPHLGFVHGPDDLALRADGSPARIDKAFTWENPMSAHGLMHMVISNAHAGDPYKIDTLFMYMANMSWNSSMNPGGVMEMLTDTDANGDYVIPRIIYSDAYSSEMVAYADLILPDTTYLERHDCISLLDRPISEADAAADAIRWPVVEPNRDVRGFQSALCDLGAKLGLPGFVNADGSQKYKDYADYITSHERRPGIGPLAGFRGEDGKDTGRGAPNPEQIDRYIENGGFFVNHIPEGANYYKPWNAAYQDWAVGMGIYDAPEPYLFSLYVEPLRRFQLAAEGHGKRQPPEHLRERIKQTMSPLPIWYESDPEGAQGYDVHALTQRPMAMYHSWGSQNAWLRQLHGHNPLYLPTAIMRAKALQDGEWARVTSPHGGITVPVMEMAALNPKTVWTWNAIGKRKGAWALDRDAPEATKGFLLNHLIHELLPPKGDGLRWSNSDPITGQAAWFDLKVHIEKTDAPAEAQPEIPAQRSPVPPAPQDIAWKVGK; this is encoded by the coding sequence ATGACGCATTCCCAGCCGCCGCTTGATCTGTCGCCCAAGGTCTCGGACGAGGTTCGCAAGACCACCTGCTACATGTGCGCCTGTCGCTGCGGCATTAACGTCCATATGAAAAAGGGCAAGGTCGCCTATATCGAGGGCAACCGCGACCATCCGGTGAACCAAGGTGTGCTTTGCGCAAAAGGGTCTGCCGGGATCATGCAGCACAACTCCCCCGCCCGGCTGCGCAACCCGATGAAGCGGGTCGGCCCGCGCGGTTCAGGTGAGTTTGAGAGCATCAGTTGGAAAGAGGCGCTGCAGATTGCCACCGATTGGCTGGAGCCCCTGCGCCGCGAAGCGCCGGAGAAGCTTGCGTTCTTCACCGGGCGCGACCAGTCGCAGAGCTTCACCTCGCTCTGGGCACAGGCTTTCGGCACGCCGAACTACGCGGCACATGGCGGCTTCTGCTCTGTCAACATGGCCACGGCGGGCATCTACACGATGGGCGGCGCCTTTTGGGAGTTCGGCCAGCCCGATTGGGATCATACCAAGCTGTTCATGCTGTTTGGTGTGGCCGAGGACCATGACAGCAACCCGATTAAGATGGGTTTGGGCAAGCTCAAGAAACGCGGCGCGCGGGTCATCGGGGTGAACCCGATCCGCACCGGGTATAACGCCATCGCCGACGATTGGGTCGGCATCACGCCCGGTACCGATGGGCTGTTCATTCTGTCGCTGATCCACTGCCTGATGAAGGCCGGGCGCATCGATCTGGACTACCTCGCCCGCTACACCGACGCGCCGGTCCTGCTGAACAGCGACCCCAAGTCGCCTGAGTATGGCCTGCAACTGCGCGACAAGGATGGCAAGGCGCTGGTGGTCGACCGCAAGACCGGCAAGCTGACCCCCTTTGACCAACCCGGCGTGCGCCCCGACCTGTCCGCCACCTACCGAACGGCGGGCATTACCCACCGCCCGGTCTTTCACCAGATGGCCGAGCAATACCTTGGAGATGACTACACCCCCGAGGCCGTCGCCGAGCGTTGTGGCATCCCCGCGCCGCGCATCCGTGCCATCGCTGCCGAACTGGCGCGCGTCGCCTTTGACGAAGCCTTCGAGCTTGATCACGCATGGACCGATTTCCGGGGCGAGCATCACAAGACGATGACAGGCCGCCCGGTTTCTTTTCACGCCATGCGCGGTATCTCGGCCCATGCCAATGGCTTCCAAACCTGCCGCGCGCTGCATGTGTTGCAGATTATCCTTGGCACCGTCGAAGTGCCCGGCGGGTTCCGCTTTAAACCGCCCTACCCCAAGCCTGCCACAGCGCATCCAAAACCACATTGCAAAGCCACCCCCGACGCGCCGCTCGACGGGCCGCATCTGGGTTTCGTGCATGGCCCCGACGATCTGGCGCTACGCGCTGATGGCAGCCCGGCGCGGATCGACAAGGCGTTCACATGGGAAAACCCGATGTCGGCCCATGGGTTGATGCATATGGTGATCTCAAACGCGCACGCAGGCGATCCCTACAAGATCGACACGCTGTTTATGTATATGGCGAATATGTCGTGGAACTCTTCGATGAACCCTGGCGGTGTGATGGAGATGCTGACCGACACTGATGCCAACGGCGACTACGTGATCCCGCGCATCATCTATTCCGATGCCTATTCCTCGGAAATGGTCGCCTATGCCGATCTGATCCTGCCCGACACGACGTACCTTGAACGGCACGACTGTATCTCACTGCTCGACCGCCCGATCAGCGAGGCCGACGCCGCCGCCGATGCGATCCGTTGGCCCGTGGTGGAGCCCAACCGCGACGTGCGGGGCTTTCAATCCGCGCTCTGCGATCTGGGGGCAAAACTTGGCCTGCCGGGGTTCGTGAACGCGGATGGCAGCCAAAAATACAAAGACTACGCCGATTATATCACCAGCCACGAACGCCGTCCGGGCATCGGCCCGCTGGCTGGGTTCCGCGGTGAGGATGGCAAAGATACCGGGCGCGGGGCGCCGAACCCCGAGCAGATCGACCGCTATATCGAAAACGGCGGTTTCTTCGTCAATCATATCCCCGAGGGGGCGAATTACTACAAGCCGTGGAACGCCGCCTATCAAGATTGGGCCGTCGGCATGGGCATCTATGACGCGCCGGAGCCCTATCTGTTTTCGCTCTATGTCGAACCGCTGCGCCGCTTTCAGCTTGCCGCCGAAGGTCATGGCAAACGCCAGCCGCCTGAGCATCTGCGCGAGCGCATTAAGCAGACCATGTCGCCCCTGCCGATCTGGTATGAAAGCGATCCAGAAGGCGCGCAGGGCTATGACGTCCACGCGCTCACCCAACGCCCGATGGCGATGTACCATTCATGGGGCAGCCAGAACGCTTGGCTGCGGCAATTGCATGGACACAACCCGCTCTACCTGCCCACGGCGATCATGCGTGCCAAGGCGCTGCAAGACGGCGAATGGGCGCGCGTGACCTCTCCGCATGGGGGGATCACGGTGCCGGTGATGGAGATGGCGGCCCTGAACCCCAAAACGGTCTGGACATGGAACGCCATCGGCAAACGCAAAGGCGCATGGGCGCTGGACCGCGACGCGCCGGAGGCGACCAAGGGCTTCTTGCTCAACCATCTGATCCACGAGTTGTTGCCGCCCAAGGGCGACGGTCTGCGGTGGTCGAACTCCGACCCGATCACCGGGCAGGCCGCGTGGTTCGACCTTAAAGTGCATATCGAAAAGACCGACGCCCCCGCCGAAGCGCAGCCAGAAATCCCGGCGCAGCGCTCTCCCGTCCCGCCCGCGCCGCAGGACATTGCGTGGAAGGTGGGCAAATGA
- a CDS encoding 4Fe-4S dicluster domain-containing protein, with product MTTLPQQTDRKLGLVIDLDTCVGCHACVISCKGWNTENYGAPLSDQDAYGADPSGTFLNRVHSYEVQPEAGAAQLVHFPKSCLHCDDAPCVTVCPTGASYKRVEDGIVLVNESDCIGCGLCAWACPYGAREMDQAAGVMKKCTLCVDRIYNENLPEEDRQPACVRTCPAGARHFGDLGDPESAVSQLVAERGGLDLMPEQGTKPVNKYLPPRPRDQLQGPEDSGEIDVLAPFLAPIDSGPKGFLGWLDRTLEKL from the coding sequence ATGACCACGCTCCCACAACAGACCGACCGCAAACTCGGCCTGGTGATCGACCTTGATACCTGTGTCGGTTGTCATGCCTGCGTGATCTCCTGCAAAGGCTGGAACACCGAAAACTACGGCGCGCCGCTGTCAGACCAAGACGCCTATGGCGCGGACCCGTCGGGCACATTCCTCAACCGCGTGCACAGCTATGAGGTTCAGCCCGAGGCCGGTGCCGCGCAGCTTGTCCACTTCCCGAAATCCTGCCTGCATTGCGATGACGCGCCCTGCGTGACCGTCTGCCCCACGGGGGCGAGCTACAAGCGCGTCGAAGACGGGATCGTGCTGGTCAACGAAAGCGATTGCATCGGTTGTGGCCTCTGCGCATGGGCCTGTCCCTACGGCGCGCGTGAGATGGATCAGGCCGCGGGCGTGATGAAGAAATGCACCCTCTGCGTCGACCGTATCTATAACGAGAACCTGCCCGAAGAAGACCGCCAGCCCGCCTGCGTGCGCACCTGCCCCGCTGGCGCGCGGCATTTCGGCGATCTGGGCGACCCCGAAAGTGCTGTGAGCCAGTTGGTGGCCGAGCGTGGCGGTCTGGACCTCATGCCCGAGCAAGGCACCAAGCCGGTCAACAAATACCTGCCGCCCCGCCCGCGCGATCAGTTGCAAGGGCCGGAGGACAGCGGTGAGATCGACGTGCTGGCCCCCTTCCTTGCCCCGATCGACAGCGGCCCAAAAGGGTTCCTCGGCTGGCTTGATCGCACCCTGGAGAAGCTCTGA
- a CDS encoding DmsC/YnfH family molybdoenzyme membrane anchor subunit — protein sequence MHPAPSVILFSSLSGMGFGLLAWLGIGLPAVTGWVAFVFFALAYLLAVGGLIASTFHLGHPERALKAFTQWRSSWLSREAWTSVAALLTMAAYGAGLVFYDTRLWPLGLLGAALSLLTVLTTAMIYTQMKTVPRWHSVMTPLNFLSLSIAGGALLAGQVTAAMILLALAGAVQIATWWHGDRALAASGSDIATATRLGAQGSVRAFEPPHTGSNYLLREFVYQIGRKHALKLRVIAITLMMLLPLLLLLSPVFHHLAAGLAVLSHAAGVLTSRWLFFAQAEHVVGIYYGKR from the coding sequence ATGCATCCGGCACCCTCTGTCATTCTGTTCAGCAGCCTGTCGGGCATGGGGTTCGGCCTGCTGGCGTGGCTTGGCATCGGCCTGCCTGCCGTGACCGGCTGGGTGGCCTTTGTCTTTTTCGCGCTGGCCTATCTGCTGGCCGTGGGCGGGTTGATCGCCTCGACCTTTCACCTCGGCCATCCCGAACGCGCGCTCAAGGCTTTCACCCAGTGGCGCAGCAGTTGGCTCAGTCGGGAGGCTTGGACCTCGGTCGCCGCTTTGCTGACCATGGCGGCCTATGGCGCGGGGCTGGTGTTTTACGACACGCGGCTTTGGCCGCTGGGGCTGCTTGGTGCGGCGTTGTCATTGCTGACGGTGCTGACCACGGCGATGATCTATACCCAGATGAAGACCGTGCCGCGCTGGCACAGCGTGATGACGCCGCTGAATTTCCTGTCGCTTAGCATCGCGGGCGGTGCCCTGCTGGCGGGGCAGGTGACGGCGGCGATGATCCTGCTGGCGCTGGCGGGGGCGGTGCAGATCGCCACATGGTGGCACGGGGATCGCGCGCTTGCCGCTTCGGGCAGCGATATCGCCACAGCGACGCGGCTGGGGGCGCAGGGCAGCGTCCGCGCCTTTGAGCCACCCCATACCGGCAGCAACTACCTGTTGCGAGAGTTCGTTTATCAGATCGGGCGCAAACACGCCCTAAAGCTGCGCGTAATTGCGATCACGCTAATGATGCTACTGCCGCTTCTGCTACTCCTTTCGCCCGTGTTCCACCACCTCGCCGCCGGTCTCGCGGTGCTCAGCCACGCGGCGGGGGTGCTGACCTCGCGCTGGCTGTTCTTTGCGCAGGCGGAACATGTGGTCGGCATCTACTACGGCAAGCGCTGA
- the dapA gene encoding 4-hydroxy-tetrahydrodipicolinate synthase: MFKGSLPALVTPFRNGALDLDTLKKLIEWHIGEGSSGLVPVGTTGESPTLSHAEHETVVDEVVKAVAGRIPVIAGAGSNNTVESIRLARHAEKVGADALLLVTPYYNKPTQRGLIAHFTAVHDCCELPIIIYNIPGRSVVDMLPETMGELAQLPRIVGVKDATGDLARVSDQRITCGPDFCQLSGEDATAHGFNAQGGVGCISVTANVAPRLSAQMQAACLEGDYAKALELQDRLMPLHKAIFTEPGLVGVKYAMSRLDLCSDEVRLPLTELTDPTKELVDAGLRHAGLMN, encoded by the coding sequence ATGTTCAAAGGCTCTCTGCCTGCCCTCGTCACGCCGTTTCGCAACGGCGCGCTGGATTTGGATACGCTCAAGAAACTTATCGAATGGCACATCGGCGAAGGGTCGAGCGGGCTTGTCCCCGTCGGCACCACGGGCGAATCCCCGACGCTGAGCCATGCCGAGCATGAAACCGTCGTTGATGAGGTCGTCAAAGCCGTCGCGGGCCGCATTCCGGTCATTGCTGGGGCGGGATCGAACAACACGGTCGAAAGCATCCGCCTTGCCCGCCACGCCGAGAAAGTTGGCGCAGACGCGCTGTTGTTGGTCACGCCATACTACAACAAGCCGACGCAACGCGGGTTGATCGCTCATTTCACCGCCGTACATGACTGCTGTGAACTGCCGATCATCATCTATAACATCCCCGGTCGTTCGGTCGTGGATATGCTGCCCGAGACGATGGGCGAGTTGGCCCAACTGCCGCGCATCGTTGGCGTGAAAGACGCCACCGGCGATCTGGCGCGCGTCAGCGATCAGCGCATCACCTGCGGCCCGGATTTCTGCCAGCTTTCCGGCGAAGACGCCACTGCGCATGGGTTCAACGCCCAAGGCGGCGTTGGCTGTATCTCGGTCACCGCCAATGTCGCACCGCGTCTTTCCGCGCAGATGCAGGCGGCCTGCCTGGAGGGCGATTACGCCAAAGCGTTGGAACTGCAGGACCGTCTGATGCCACTGCACAAGGCGATCTTTACCGAGCCGGGGCTGGTTGGCGTGAAATACGCCATGTCGCGGTTGGATCTGTGCTCCGACGAGGTGCGCCTGCCGCTCACCGAGTTGACTGACCCGACCAAGGAACTGGTCGATGCGGGTCTGCGTCATGCGGGGCTGATGAACTAA
- a CDS encoding lytic transglycosylase domain-containing protein translates to MQAMTRLMAILISIFVLTVPAEAQRPRPLGWAMDAMRSGNWDAAAALAARDGQVAVDVIEWHRLRAGRGSYAEARDFLARRPDWPGEEYLRKQTEEAVIEQSGSDILDFFSAMAPQTPRGVLAHAKALIDSGQRGEAEANLVLAWRTMPMNATSQELFVDAHGSLLAPHHAARLEEMLWQREHSEARQMFDLVSSADKALAETRIALQKLESDVNAKINALPASKADAPGLAHDRFEWRIRKGLRDDAKDLMLARSTSAADLGQPPAWSNRRRALARDEMRNGDAQTAYQLASQNFLISGSDFADLEWLSGYIALRFLNDPTTALGHFQNHDNAVESPISQGRAGYWQGRALEAMGDAEGAAKAYAMGAKFQTSFYGLLAAERGGVPFDEKLKGNAPTQDWRTSPLARAPLFEAGLLLQASGELSTAERFWTHLAEQLVPEDLALLGQAAIDVGQPHIAVMIGKRAAQRGLEVPAPYYALHSLVEKDLPMATEMTLAIARRESEFDPNVQSGVGARGLMQIMPATAKDVARDLGISSQHTTDRLTADPDYNARLGATYLSQMAGQFDGNVSMMSAAYNAGPSRPRRWMSTYGDPRKGEIDIVDWIEMIPFRETQNYVMRVTESLPVYRARLGKDPLPIPFSEELTGSTLKAFAP, encoded by the coding sequence ATGCAAGCGATGACGCGCCTGATGGCGATCCTCATAAGTATTTTTGTCCTGACCGTGCCTGCGGAAGCGCAGCGCCCGCGCCCTTTGGGTTGGGCGATGGACGCGATGCGCAGCGGCAATTGGGACGCGGCTGCGGCCTTGGCTGCCCGTGATGGGCAGGTCGCCGTTGACGTTATCGAATGGCACCGGCTCCGCGCCGGGCGGGGCAGCTATGCCGAGGCACGCGATTTTCTTGCCCGCAGGCCCGATTGGCCGGGCGAAGAGTACCTGCGCAAGCAAACCGAAGAGGCCGTGATCGAGCAATCCGGCAGCGACATACTGGATTTCTTTTCGGCCATGGCCCCGCAGACCCCGCGCGGGGTGCTGGCCCATGCCAAGGCGCTAATCGACAGCGGCCAGCGCGGCGAGGCCGAAGCGAACCTCGTTCTGGCGTGGCGCACCATGCCGATGAACGCCACCAGTCAGGAATTGTTCGTCGACGCACACGGCAGCCTTCTGGCACCGCATCACGCGGCACGGCTGGAAGAGATGCTCTGGCAGCGCGAGCATTCCGAAGCGCGGCAGATGTTCGATCTGGTGTCCAGCGCCGACAAGGCACTGGCCGAGACCCGTATCGCCCTGCAAAAGCTGGAAAGCGATGTGAACGCCAAGATCAACGCGCTGCCCGCATCAAAGGCCGATGCGCCGGGGCTGGCGCATGACCGCTTTGAGTGGCGCATTCGCAAAGGGCTGCGCGACGATGCCAAGGATCTGATGCTCGCGCGGTCGACCTCGGCTGCCGATCTGGGCCAGCCGCCCGCATGGTCCAACCGCCGCCGCGCCTTGGCGCGTGACGAGATGCGCAATGGCGATGCCCAAACGGCTTATCAGCTTGCCTCGCAGAATTTCCTGATCAGCGGGTCCGATTTTGCCGATCTTGAATGGCTGTCGGGCTATATTGCCCTGCGGTTCCTAAATGACCCAACCACCGCGTTGGGCCATTTCCAAAACCATGACAACGCCGTGGAATCCCCCATCAGCCAAGGCCGTGCCGGATACTGGCAGGGCCGCGCGCTGGAAGCGATGGGCGATGCCGAAGGTGCGGCCAAAGCCTATGCCATGGGGGCGAAGTTTCAGACCTCCTTTTATGGTCTGCTGGCCGCTGAACGTGGCGGCGTGCCATTTGACGAAAAGCTGAAGGGCAATGCGCCCACGCAAGACTGGCGCACATCCCCGCTGGCCCGCGCACCGCTGTTCGAGGCGGGGTTGCTGCTACAAGCCTCTGGCGAGCTTTCCACGGCTGAGCGTTTCTGGACCCATCTTGCCGAACAACTCGTGCCCGAAGACCTTGCCCTGCTCGGACAAGCCGCAATTGACGTAGGCCAGCCCCATATCGCAGTGATGATCGGTAAACGCGCAGCGCAGCGCGGGTTGGAAGTGCCCGCCCCCTATTATGCGCTCCACAGTCTGGTCGAGAAAGACCTGCCCATGGCCACTGAAATGACCCTCGCCATCGCGCGCCGCGAGAGCGAGTTTGACCCGAACGTCCAAAGCGGTGTCGGCGCGCGGGGGCTAATGCAGATCATGCCTGCCACGGCGAAAGACGTGGCGCGCGATCTGGGCATCTCTAGCCAACACACCACAGACCGGCTGACCGCCGATCCCGATTACAACGCGCGGCTTGGGGCGACTTACCTGTCGCAAATGGCCGGGCAGTTTGACGGCAACGTATCCATGATGTCAGCCGCCTATAACGCGGGCCCCAGCCGACCGCGCCGCTGGATGTCGACCTATGGCGACCCGCGCAAAGGTGAGATCGACATCGTCGATTGGATTGAGATGATCCCCTTCCGCGAGACGCAGAACTACGTCATGCGGGTGACCGAAAGCCTGCCCGTCTACCGTGCCCGTCTGGGCAAAGACCCGCTGCCGATCCCCTTTAGCGAAGAGTTAACCGGGTCGACGCTGAAGGCGTTCGCGCCATAG
- a CDS encoding DMT family transporter — translation MSQSNNIPLGIMLMIATTMVFAVQDGLSRHLAENYNVLMVVMIRYWFFAAFVIALALRKAGGIRKAAATTQPAVQILRGVLLSAQICTMVLGFTILGLVESHAVFTCYPLLVAALSGPILGEKVGWRRWAAIGVGFIGVLVILQPGLRVVDPAAAIPLAGAAMFAVYGLLTRYVARRDNTATSFFWTGVTGAVVMTAIGVWFWEPMTPGNWLLMGSLCITGVTGHWLLIRCYEVAEASAVQPFAYTQLIFTVIIGLSVFNEVLRPSVVLGAGMIVAAGLFTLWRERLQRRPG, via the coding sequence ATGAGCCAGTCCAACAACATCCCGCTCGGCATCATGCTGATGATCGCCACAACGATGGTCTTTGCCGTCCAAGACGGGCTGTCGCGCCATTTGGCCGAAAATTACAACGTGCTGATGGTGGTGATGATCCGCTATTGGTTCTTTGCTGCCTTCGTCATCGCGCTGGCGCTGCGCAAGGCAGGCGGCATCCGCAAAGCCGCCGCGACCACCCAGCCTGCGGTGCAAATCCTGCGCGGCGTGCTGCTCTCGGCGCAGATTTGTACGATGGTGCTGGGGTTCACGATTCTGGGGCTGGTGGAAAGCCATGCTGTCTTCACCTGTTATCCACTGCTGGTGGCGGCGCTCTCCGGTCCGATCTTGGGTGAGAAAGTCGGCTGGCGGCGGTGGGCCGCGATTGGTGTGGGCTTCATTGGGGTGCTGGTGATCCTGCAACCGGGGCTTCGGGTGGTGGACCCTGCTGCCGCGATCCCGCTGGCGGGGGCGGCGATGTTCGCGGTCTACGGCCTGCTGACCCGCTATGTCGCGCGGCGCGACAATACGGCGACGAGTTTCTTCTGGACCGGCGTGACCGGTGCGGTGGTGATGACAGCCATCGGCGTCTGGTTTTGGGAGCCGATGACACCGGGCAACTGGCTGTTGATGGGGTCGCTCTGCATCACCGGGGTGACGGGGCATTGGCTGCTGATCCGCTGTTATGAGGTCGCCGAGGCGAGCGCCGTGCAGCCCTTTGCCTACACGCAGTTGATCTTTACCGTGATCATCGGCCTGTCGGTCTTCAACGAGGTGCTACGCCCGAGCGTGGTGCTGGGTGCAGGCATGATCGTGGCGGCGGGGCTGTTCACCCTATGGCGCGAACGCCTTCAGCGTCGACCCGGTTAA
- the mnmD gene encoding tRNA (5-methylaminomethyl-2-thiouridine)(34)-methyltransferase MnmD: MPDQNAQITWREGQVPVSTQFDDPYFSLEDGAAETAYVFLAGNDLPERFRPGFHIAELGFGTGLNLLLAWDAWMRADHQGSLHFTSFEAYPMRPEDMAQAHAAFPALDGRRDALTAAWDGTGGVLELPGLRAEIIIGDARQALPAWQGQADAWFLDGFSPAKNPELWGDDLMSEVARHTAPGGTAATYTAAGFVRRALAAGGFEVSRIPGYGRKRHMTRARMPA, translated from the coding sequence GTGCCAGACCAGAATGCCCAGATCACGTGGCGCGAGGGCCAAGTGCCCGTCTCGACCCAGTTCGATGATCCCTACTTCAGCCTAGAGGACGGCGCGGCGGAAACGGCCTATGTCTTTCTGGCGGGCAATGACCTGCCAGAGCGTTTTCGCCCCGGTTTTCACATCGCCGAACTGGGCTTTGGCACCGGGCTGAACCTGCTGCTGGCATGGGACGCATGGATGCGCGCGGACCACCAAGGGTCGCTGCATTTCACCAGTTTCGAAGCCTACCCAATGCGGCCTGAGGATATGGCGCAGGCCCATGCGGCCTTTCCGGCGCTCGACGGGCGGCGTGATGCGCTGACGGCGGCGTGGGATGGCACCGGCGGCGTGTTGGAGCTGCCCGGCCTGCGGGCCGAGATCATCATCGGTGATGCGCGGCAGGCCCTTCCCGCATGGCAAGGGCAGGCCGATGCGTGGTTCCTTGACGGATTTTCCCCGGCCAAGAACCCTGAATTGTGGGGCGATGATCTGATGTCCGAAGTGGCCCGTCACACCGCGCCGGGTGGCACCGCCGCGACCTATACCGCCGCCGGCTTCGTTCGCCGTGCGCTCGCTGCGGGCGGTTTCGAGGTTTCCCGTATCCCCGGCTATGGCCGTAAACGCCACATGACACGCGCAAGGATGCCTGCATGA
- a CDS encoding FAD-binding oxidoreductase encodes MAMVDVTVRGAGIFGLSVAWACVLRGASVQVVDPAGPAAGASGGIVGALAPHVPENWNAKKAFQLESLLSAEGFWAEVEAVGGHAPGYIRSGRLQPVADDAALALARQRQETAAELWQGRARWELVRTEDRDWAPHSPTGWLIHDTLSALVHPRQACAALVAALAVKGVEVLNDAPDQGKTLWATGVAGLETLNAGHARLVGAGIKGQAALLQLDRGGTPQLFADGVHVIPHLDGTVAVGGTTEREYDSPDSTDAQLDDVIAKARAAVPALKDAMIVERWAGLRPRSRSRAPMLGAWPDKPGHYIANGGFKIGFGMAPKVAEVMADLLLEERDAVPEGFRVEDNL; translated from the coding sequence ATGGCAATGGTGGATGTAACCGTAAGAGGGGCCGGGATTTTTGGCCTGTCGGTGGCTTGGGCCTGTGTGCTGCGCGGCGCATCGGTGCAGGTGGTCGATCCGGCAGGCCCGGCAGCAGGCGCCTCGGGCGGGATCGTGGGCGCGCTGGCGCCGCATGTGCCGGAGAATTGGAACGCCAAGAAAGCCTTTCAGCTTGAAAGCCTGCTCAGCGCGGAGGGTTTCTGGGCCGAGGTGGAGGCCGTGGGCGGTCACGCCCCGGGTTATATCCGCAGCGGGCGGTTGCAGCCGGTGGCGGATGACGCGGCGCTCGCGCTGGCGCGGCAACGACAAGAAACGGCAGCCGAGCTTTGGCAGGGCCGCGCCCGGTGGGAATTGGTCCGCACCGAAGATCGCGATTGGGCCCCGCACAGCCCCACCGGCTGGCTGATCCACGACACGCTCAGCGCCCTCGTCCACCCGCGCCAAGCCTGCGCGGCGCTGGTGGCGGCTTTGGCGGTGAAAGGCGTTGAAGTTCTCAACGACGCCCCGGATCAAGGCAAAACCCTTTGGGCCACCGGGGTCGCGGGGTTGGAAACGCTCAACGCTGGCCATGCACGTTTGGTCGGCGCAGGCATCAAGGGCCAAGCCGCGCTTTTGCAGCTAGATCGGGGCGGCACACCTCAGCTTTTCGCCGATGGGGTGCATGTGATCCCGCATCTGGACGGTACGGTGGCCGTCGGCGGCACGACCGAACGCGAATACGACAGTCCCGACAGCACCGACGCGCAGCTTGATGACGTAATCGCCAAAGCCCGCGCGGCTGTGCCTGCTTTGAAAGATGCCATGATCGTCGAACGCTGGGCAGGTCTGCGCCCGCGCAGCCGTAGCCGCGCGCCGATGCTGGGCGCTTGGCCGGACAAACCGGGGCATTACATCGCCAACGGCGGGTTCAAGATCGGGTTCGGCATGGCCCCCAAAGTAGCAGAGGTGATGGCCGATCTTCTGCTCGAAGAGCGCGATGCCGTCCCAGAGGGCTTCAGGGTCGAGGACAACCTTTAG
- a CDS encoding OmpA family protein, with translation MISSKMTLAAALAGAMTLGACTQPLQPGNGDPNQRTKNGALIGAGVGALAGAISEGDGKGALKGALIGGTLGAGVGYSLDKQEAELRAAMDSRVVITNTGDRLIVTLPQDILFATDSTSVSPALRDDLAALAQNVNIYQNSTLQVVGHTDSDGEAAYNQQLSERRAQAVGNILLSNGVPQQRLQTFGRGESQPVASNLSAAGKSQNRRVEIVILPNAR, from the coding sequence ATGATTTCTTCGAAGATGACTTTGGCCGCCGCTCTGGCCGGCGCGATGACACTGGGTGCGTGTACGCAGCCACTGCAGCCCGGCAATGGCGATCCCAACCAGCGGACCAAGAATGGCGCTTTGATCGGTGCGGGCGTCGGGGCCCTTGCCGGCGCGATTTCCGAAGGTGACGGCAAAGGTGCCCTCAAAGGCGCATTGATTGGTGGCACCTTGGGCGCAGGCGTTGGTTACTCGCTCGACAAACAAGAGGCCGAGCTGCGCGCCGCGATGGACAGCCGTGTGGTTATCACCAACACTGGCGATCGTCTGATCGTGACACTGCCGCAGGATATCCTGTTCGCGACCGACAGCACCAGCGTATCACCCGCATTGCGTGACGATCTGGCCGCATTGGCGCAGAACGTGAACATCTACCAGAACTCCACATTGCAAGTTGTCGGTCACACCGACAGCGACGGCGAAGCGGCATATAACCAGCAGCTTTCCGAGCGTCGCGCGCAGGCCGTGGGCAACATTTTGCTCTCGAACGGCGTGCCGCAGCAGCGTTTGCAGACATTCGGTCGCGGTGAAAGCCAGCCAGTTGCCAGCAACTTGAGTGCCGCAGGCAAATCGCAAAACCGTCGGGTTGAGATCGTGATCCTGCCCAACGCGCGTTAA